CGTTGAGTGTGGATGACGCTGGAGGCCGGCGGAAGAGCATTTGGCCCGCATATGAGCAACGAAAACTCCACAGAAGCCTCCGCTGAATCCGCGGAGGAGATCTTCAACCCCTTCTCCGTTCCGGAGCCCGGCCAGCCCGGGACCCAGGCGGTCCCGAAGAAGACCGCTGACCCGGAGCCGGCCGAGGACCCCCTCGACGTGATGTTCCAGGCCCCGGACCTCTCCGCGGCGGCCCCCGCCCCCAAGCCGGCCCGGGACCAGGATGAGGACGACGTCGACCAGGACTCGGACCCGACAGGCTCCGCTTCGGGCGAGGGCGAGTCCTCCGGCGGAGGAAGCCGCAAATCTCGCAGGAAGCGCCGTCGCGGCGGACGCAGCCGCAGCCGCGGGGCAGAGGAGAACGCCCAGGGCGAGAGCGACGAGCCCGGCGACGCTCCTGCGGACGCAGGCTCCGGGGAGAAGGAGGAGTCCTCCAAGCAGGAGGCCGGCCAGTCTGAGCCCGTCGAGGACGGAAAAGTGATCCGCAAGACCCGCAAGCGGCGCCGCGGCTCCTCGGATATGGAGATCGAGGACGAGGACGGCCACACCGTCACCCGTGTGCGCTCCGGGCGCGAGGCCGGCTCCGATGCTCCGGACAAGGTCTCCTCGGTGAAGGGGTCCACACGCCTGGAGGCGAAGCGGCAGCGCCGCCGCGGCAACCGGCAGTCCAACCGCCGCGGCATCATCACCGAGGCAGAGTTCCTGGCCCGCCGCGAGTCGGTGGACCGCAAGATGATCGTCCGCCAACGCGGCGAGCGGATCCAGATCGGCGTCCTCGAGGATGACGTGCTGGCTGAGCACTACGTCTCCCACACCACCCAGGACTCGCTGATCGGCAACGTGTACCTGGGCAAGGTGCAGAACGTGCTGCCGTCGATGGAGGCCGCCTTCGTGGACATCGGCCGCGGCCGCAACGCGGTGCTCTACGCCGGTGAGGTGGACTGGGAGTCCTCCGGCATCGGCAACGCGCCCCGGAAGATCGAGAACGCCCTGAAGTCCGGCGACTCCGTGCTGGTGCAGGTCACCAAGGACCCCGTGGGGCACAAGGGCGCGCGTCTGACCAGCCAGATCTCCCTGCCGGGCCGATACCTGGTGTTCGTGCCGGGCGGGTCGATGACCGGCATCAGCCGCAAGCTGCCTGACACGGAACGCGCCCGGCTGAAGAAGATCCTGAAGGAGAACATGCCGGAGAACTCCGGCGTGATCGTCCGGACCGCTGCGGAGGGTGCTTCCGAGGAGGAGCTCACCAATGACATCAACCGTCTGCGCGCCCTGTGGGACTCCGTCCAGGACCAGACGAACGACCGCAAGGTGCTGGCCCCGGAGATGCTCTACGCCGAGCCGGACCTCACCATCAAGGTGGTCCGCGATGTCTTCAACGAGGACTTCTCCTCCATGGAGATCCAGGGGGAGGACACCTGGGACAACGTGGAGGCCTACGTCACCTACGTGGCCCCGCATCTGCTGGACCGGCTGAAGAAGTGGGAGCCGTCGGAGCATGACGGTCAGGACATCTTCGGCCACCACCGGATCGACGAGCAGCTCAACAAGGCGCTGGCACGCAACGTCAAGCTGCCCTCGGGAGGTTCCCTGGTCTTCGACCGCACTGAGGCGATGACCGTGGTGGACGTCAACACCGGCAAGTTCACCGGCTCCGGCGGCAACCTGGAGGAGACGGTCACCAAGAACAACCTGGAGGCCGCGGAGGAGCTCGTCCGGCAGCTGCGCCTGCGGGACATCGGCGGCATCATCGTCGTCGACTTCATCGATATGGTCCTGGAGTCCAACCGGGATCTGGTGCTGCGCCGCATGGTGGAGTGCCTGGGCCGTGACCGCACCAAGCACCAGGTGGCGGAGGTCACCTCCCTGGGGCTGGTGCAGATGACCCGTAAGCGGATGGGCACCGGGCTGCTGGAGGTGTTCTCCTCGGAGTGTGAGCACTGCGCCGGGCGCGGCATCATGACCCACGAGGAGCCGGTCCACCACCAGCCGGCCTACAGCTCCCAGGGGGAGCAGAAGTCCGGCGGCGGCGGCAAGAAGCCCAAGAAGCGCAAGAGCAAGGGCAAGAAGGGCGAGGACGCCGGGCGCCAGCCTGACCCGAAGGAGCTGAAGAAGCTTGAGCGGGCCAGTGCGGGCATGGCGAAGGTCGCCGCGGCCTCCACCAGCGCCGGTGAGCCCGAGAATGACGATGATGCCGGTCAGCAGTCAGGCCAGGCCGGTGCCGAGAGGCAGCAGAAGCCTGAGCAGCCTGCCCAGCCGACTCTGAAGATCGGCGGAGAGCCGGTCGAGGTTCCCCGCGGGGAGAGGGCTGAGCGGCAGAAGAGGGCCGAGGAGCCCAAGGACGCCTCCCTCAACTCCCTGGAGGAGGCTCTGGCCTCCCGCAGCGAGCAGCCGCGCGTTACACGTCCGGCCAGGCGCCGGCGCCGCGCCGCCGGGTCTGCTCAGGGCTCCGGGGGAGAGGTGCACCAGGTGCAGGCGGCCGCGGGTGAGCCGCAGAAGGCGAGCTTCTCCGCGGCTGCTCAGGAGCAGAAGAAGAGTGAGGGCTCCAAGCCTGAGCCCACGGCCGAGCCCACGATGCTGGGCGTCGGCGTGTCCGCTGATGAGATTGGCAAAACAGAGTAGAAACGCGTAGCATTGACGGCTGGTGCTATTGCGCCCTAAGTCTTTCTGCGCGCTTCGCGCACGTATTTTATTGCAAGTCCAACGAGAGAAGTGAGTCCAAGTGGTGTACGCGATTGTCCGCGCAGGCGGCCGCCAGGAGAAGGTTTCCGTCGGAGATCTGGTGACCCTTGACCGCGTCGACGCCGAGGCAGGCAGCACCATCGCGCTGCCGGCAGTGATGCTGGTCGACGGCGACAAGGTCACCACCGGAGCTGACGAGCTCGACAAGGTGACGGTCACCGCAGAGGTTCAGGAGAACCTGCGCGGCAAGAAGATCGTCATCCACAAGTACAAGAACAAGACTGGCTACCACAAGCGCCAGGGCCACCGCTCTGAGCTTACCCGGGTCAAGGTCACCGATATCGCGGCCTGAGCCGTAGAATCGTTCCGAACAGCTAAGCGAGAGGCAGGCAAAACGCTATGGCACATAAGAAGGGTGCGAGCTCGACTCGCAACGGTCGCGACTCCAACGCCCAGCGCCTGGGCGTGAAGCGCTTCGGCGGTCAGACCGTCAACGCTGGCGAGATCCTCATCCGCCAGCGGGGAACCAAGTTCCACCCCGGCAGCAATGTCGGCCGCGGCGGCGATGACACGCTCTTCGCCCTCGCAGACGGCTCCGTGGAGTTCGGCTCCCGGCGCGGCCGCAAGGTCGTGAACATCGTCCCGGCAGCCGCCTGACGCGGTACGCCGAACTTCGGCTGCAAGAAGCAGCCACCCACTGAAGGCCCCGCAGCTCACACGGCTGACGGGGCCTTCAGCGTTTCAGGGGAAGGCCCCTTTTAAGCATGAAGGCCAGCGCATTCGCAGCTGGCCGCGAGAAGGCGGGCGCAGCCCGCCGACGGGAGGATACTGTGGCGCATTTTGTTGATCGCGTTGTCCTGCACGCTGCAGGCGGTAACGGCGGGCACGGGTGCGTCTCGGTGCACCGGGAGAAGTTCAAGCCCCTGGGCGGGCCTGACGGCGGCGACGGCGGCGACGGCGGGCACGTGGAACTTGTCGCCGACCCGCAGACCACCACCCTGCTGGACTACCACCACCGCCCGCACCGGCGCGCCGGCAACGGGGGAGTGGGCGAGGGGGACCACCGCCACGGCTCCAAGGGCGAGACGCTCGAGCTCTCTGTCCCTGAGGGCACAGTGGTCAAGGATCGTCAGGGCAGCGTGATTGCTGACCTGGTGGGCGCTGGTGCCCGGGTGCGGATTGCTGAGGGCGGCCACGGCGGCCTGGGCAATGCCCGGCTGGCCTCCAAGAAGCGCAAGGCTCCCGGCTTCGCCCTGCTGGGCACACCGGGCGAGCAGGCAGAGATCGAGCTTGAGGTGAAGTCCGTGGCGGACATCGCCCTGGTCGGCTACCCCTCCGCCGGCAAGTCCAGCCTCATCGCAGCGATGTCCGCCGCGCGTCCCAAGATCGCTGACTATCCGTTCACCACTCTGGTGCCGAACCTCGGCGTGGTGGAGGCCGGGGACGTGCGTTTCACCGTTGCGGATGTGCCGGGCCTGATTCCCGGGGCCGCGGAGGGCAAGGGGCTGGGCCATCAGTTCCTGCGGCATGTGGAGCGCTGCGCGGCCCTGGTGCACGTCTTGGACTGCGGCAGCCTGGAGACTGACCGCGACCCGCTGGCTGACCTGGACGCTGTCGAGAAGGAGCTGGCCGCCTACGCCCCGGATGCGGTGGCGAACTCCGCCTCCCACGGTGTGGAGTCGCTGCCGCTGAACGAGCGGCCCCAGCTGATCGCCCTGAACAAGACGGATCTTCCTGACGGTGAGGCGATGGCGGAGATGGTCCGCGGGGAGCTGGAGTCTCGTGGCTGGAAGGTCTTCGAGGTCTCGGCGGTCGCGCGCAAGGGGCTGCGTGAGCTGAGCTTCGCGATGGCGGAGCTGGTGGAGGCCGCCCGCGCCCAGCGTGAGGTGGAGCAAGCCCCGGTGCAGGTCACTGTGCGGCCCAAGCCGGTGGACGAGAAGGGCTTCACCGTCGCCCGCGAGGAGAAGAACGCCGCACCGCTGTGGCGCGTCCGCGGGGCCAAGCCGGAGCGGTGGATCCACCAGACGGACTTCAGCAACGACGAGGCCGTCGGGTACCTGGCTGACCGGCTGGCTGCGATCGGCATCGAGGACGAGCTGTTCAGGCAGGGCGCGACCCCCGGTGATTCGGTGGTCATCGGCACTGACGACGACGGTGTGGTGTTCGAATGGGAGCCCACCATGGCTGCCGGCGCCGAGCACCTGGCCGGGCCTCGCGGTTCGGACGTTCGGTTCGAGGACGCTCACCGTCCCACCCGGGCGGAGAAGAAGCAGGAGCAGGCTGACCGTCGTGCGGCAAAGGTGCTCACCCGTCAGGAGATGGATGCTTTCTACGCCTCCGAGGACGACGGCGACACTGAGATCGTCTACAGCCATTGGGATCCGGAGGCTGACGACGACGATGAGGAGACGGCCCGGTGAGCACCAAGCTCGCCGGGGTCGTCAGCTCTGCTGCTGAGCTGCCCGCCGCCCGCCGGGTTGTGGTGAAGATCGGCTCATCCTCGCTCACCACGGTGGATGAGGGAGTAAGCATTGAGGCGCTGAACCGGCTGGTGGATGCCTGCCAGCAGCTGCGTCACGGCGGCACCGAGGTAGTGCTGGTCTCCTCAGGTGCCATCGCTGCTGGGCTGGCTCCGCTGAGCCTGCTCAGCCGGCCCACGGATCTGGCTGCCCAGCAGGCGGCTGCCGCTGTGGGTCAGGGGGTGCTGCTGGCGCACTACACCCAAGGCTTCGCCCGGCACGGTGCGGCGGTGGCGCAGGTGCTGCTGACCGTGGAGGACCTCATCCGCCGCTCCACGTACATCAACGCCCTGCGCAGCCTCGAGAAGCTGCTCGCGCTGGGTGCGGTGCCGGTCATCAACGAGAACGACGCCGTGGCAACTGCTGAGATCCGCTTCGGCGACAACGACCGACTCGCCGCACTCACCGCGAACCTGCTGCACGCTGATGCCCTCGTGATGCTCTCGGATGTGGAGGCGCTGTTCGACGGCCCCCCGTCCGAGGGCGGCAAACCGCTGGCCGAGGTTCGAAGTGAGACCGACCTGCAGGGGGTCTCGCTGGGCCCGCGCGGCCGGGCCGGGGTGGGCACCGGCGGCATGGTGACCAAGGTGGAGGCGGCCCGGATCGTCACTGCGCACGGAATTCCGGCGATGCTCACCTCCGCGGAGAACGCGCCCCGACTGCTCTCCGGGGAGCAGGTCGGCACGTTCTTCCACCCGCGGGGACGGCGTCGCGGGGCCCGGACTGCCTGGCTGGCGCACCTGGCCTCCACCAAGGGCCGAATAGTGGTCGACGAGGGGGCTGCCCGCGCGGTGGGCCAGCGGCGCCGGTCCCTGCTGGCTGCAGGCATCACCGCGATCGAGGGCGATTTCGACGCGGGGGACGTGGTGGAGATCGCCGACGCTGAGGGCACGGTTCACGCCCGCGGCGTCACCGGGTATTCTGCCGAGGAGCTGCCGCAGATCATGGGCCGGTCCACCGCCCAGCTGGCCGCAGAGCTGGGGCCCGACTACGAGCGGGCGGTGGTCCATACTGATGACATGGCACGAGTGAGGAGCACATGAGCACCGACCAGGACCAGATCAGCAGCGACGT
The sequence above is drawn from the Nesterenkonia populi genome and encodes:
- a CDS encoding Rne/Rng family ribonuclease; amino-acid sequence: MSNENSTEASAESAEEIFNPFSVPEPGQPGTQAVPKKTADPEPAEDPLDVMFQAPDLSAAAPAPKPARDQDEDDVDQDSDPTGSASGEGESSGGGSRKSRRKRRRGGRSRSRGAEENAQGESDEPGDAPADAGSGEKEESSKQEAGQSEPVEDGKVIRKTRKRRRGSSDMEIEDEDGHTVTRVRSGREAGSDAPDKVSSVKGSTRLEAKRQRRRGNRQSNRRGIITEAEFLARRESVDRKMIVRQRGERIQIGVLEDDVLAEHYVSHTTQDSLIGNVYLGKVQNVLPSMEAAFVDIGRGRNAVLYAGEVDWESSGIGNAPRKIENALKSGDSVLVQVTKDPVGHKGARLTSQISLPGRYLVFVPGGSMTGISRKLPDTERARLKKILKENMPENSGVIVRTAAEGASEEELTNDINRLRALWDSVQDQTNDRKVLAPEMLYAEPDLTIKVVRDVFNEDFSSMEIQGEDTWDNVEAYVTYVAPHLLDRLKKWEPSEHDGQDIFGHHRIDEQLNKALARNVKLPSGGSLVFDRTEAMTVVDVNTGKFTGSGGNLEETVTKNNLEAAEELVRQLRLRDIGGIIVVDFIDMVLESNRDLVLRRMVECLGRDRTKHQVAEVTSLGLVQMTRKRMGTGLLEVFSSECEHCAGRGIMTHEEPVHHQPAYSSQGEQKSGGGGKKPKKRKSKGKKGEDAGRQPDPKELKKLERASAGMAKVAAASTSAGEPENDDDAGQQSGQAGAERQQKPEQPAQPTLKIGGEPVEVPRGERAERQKRAEEPKDASLNSLEEALASRSEQPRVTRPARRRRRAAGSAQGSGGEVHQVQAAAGEPQKASFSAAAQEQKKSEGSKPEPTAEPTMLGVGVSADEIGKTE
- the rplU gene encoding 50S ribosomal protein L21, producing the protein MVYAIVRAGGRQEKVSVGDLVTLDRVDAEAGSTIALPAVMLVDGDKVTTGADELDKVTVTAEVQENLRGKKIVIHKYKNKTGYHKRQGHRSELTRVKVTDIAA
- the rpmA gene encoding 50S ribosomal protein L27, which produces MAHKKGASSTRNGRDSNAQRLGVKRFGGQTVNAGEILIRQRGTKFHPGSNVGRGGDDTLFALADGSVEFGSRRGRKVVNIVPAAA
- the obgE gene encoding GTPase ObgE, whose protein sequence is MAHFVDRVVLHAAGGNGGHGCVSVHREKFKPLGGPDGGDGGDGGHVELVADPQTTTLLDYHHRPHRRAGNGGVGEGDHRHGSKGETLELSVPEGTVVKDRQGSVIADLVGAGARVRIAEGGHGGLGNARLASKKRKAPGFALLGTPGEQAEIELEVKSVADIALVGYPSAGKSSLIAAMSAARPKIADYPFTTLVPNLGVVEAGDVRFTVADVPGLIPGAAEGKGLGHQFLRHVERCAALVHVLDCGSLETDRDPLADLDAVEKELAAYAPDAVANSASHGVESLPLNERPQLIALNKTDLPDGEAMAEMVRGELESRGWKVFEVSAVARKGLRELSFAMAELVEAARAQREVEQAPVQVTVRPKPVDEKGFTVAREEKNAAPLWRVRGAKPERWIHQTDFSNDEAVGYLADRLAAIGIEDELFRQGATPGDSVVIGTDDDGVVFEWEPTMAAGAEHLAGPRGSDVRFEDAHRPTRAEKKQEQADRRAAKVLTRQEMDAFYASEDDGDTEIVYSHWDPEADDDDEETAR
- the proB gene encoding glutamate 5-kinase, with protein sequence MSTKLAGVVSSAAELPAARRVVVKIGSSSLTTVDEGVSIEALNRLVDACQQLRHGGTEVVLVSSGAIAAGLAPLSLLSRPTDLAAQQAAAAVGQGVLLAHYTQGFARHGAAVAQVLLTVEDLIRRSTYINALRSLEKLLALGAVPVINENDAVATAEIRFGDNDRLAALTANLLHADALVMLSDVEALFDGPPSEGGKPLAEVRSETDLQGVSLGPRGRAGVGTGGMVTKVEAARIVTAHGIPAMLTSAENAPRLLSGEQVGTFFHPRGRRRGARTAWLAHLASTKGRIVVDEGAARAVGQRRRSLLAAGITAIEGDFDAGDVVEIADAEGTVHARGVTGYSAEELPQIMGRSTAQLAAELGPDYERAVVHTDDMARVRST